TTGGCCTCCCTTGTCATATATGAACATGTACAGACTAGTTGCATTACCCTAAATATGTACTTTGGAGTCTATCATTGTTGTTTGTTTTAAGCAGTAGGACATGAAGACACAAAATACTAATGCAAGTTGGAAAAACTTTGAGCATTGCGGTTTGTTTTAACCAGCAGGCATATTGGAACTGTGTTACTTTTGCACACATGTCTGTTATGTTAATGtcaatataatttatttatgccACTCAATTTCTTGACCAATTTTTCTCTAATTGTAGGGAGTGTCCAACGGAATTACGAGAAGCTATATCGAGCATAATTTTTGCCGCCCCAAGATGCTCAGATGTTCCAGATTTAATGCAGATCACAAATTTGTTTACAGCAAAATATGGGAAGGAATTTGTATCAGCTGCGTCTGAGCTTCGTCCTGATTCTGGTGTCAACAGAACAGTTAAGCGGTTTTATTGCATATGCAACTGTGAGTCTTTGAAGAACAGCATCatatttgtaaaataaaactGATGCCACTTTTCAATTCGTTTTGTATAATTTTGGCAGATAATTGAAAAGCTTTCAGTTAGTGCTCCGTCTGGAGAGGCAAGGCTTAAGGTATTGAAGGAAATTGCACAAGAGTACAAGCTGAATTGGGATTCTTCTGACACTGAAGCGGAATTCAGTAAAAAGCATGACGATCTGCTGGTACTTTTAAAAACTAAGTTCTTTTCCGTTTTAAAAGTGATTAGTTGTAGCTTAATCTTCTAACATCATTTGTGTCATGGTTTAGTTTTGTAGTCGTGTGCAACTTCTCATGATACAGGAATTTCTTGCGTGCGCTCATGATAcatgatttttttggtttcaaTTGTCATTTTAGTCAACAGTAACCCTTTTATTATTCGATATGGATTCAGTAGCTTGATAGGGAATTGGATATTAAAGTGGATTGATTTCGAACAACATTTGAAATTGGACTCACATCTTGAAACCATATGTTTGAATTTATTAGGAAATTTTAATGTTGTTTACACTTTGATTACAGAAGTTGTGGCCTTTTGTCTCATTATTTGTAGGGTGGATCGAAGCATGTAAGTGGTGCTGCTGCACCTTCTCAAGCTCCCGCAAAACGAGTAACTTTTAGTTCCCCACCTTCTAATGGGGCACATACTATTGTGCCTGCAGATGTTAAACAAGAACCTCAATACCTCCGTGCTCCAAGATCTTTAATCAACACACCATCGTTCAGTAGTGAGATTCAACCATCAGGGAATGATGATAAAGCAAGGCCAGTTAGTGAAACCAAAGGGGAGACAAGACCACAATCATCTGATATCTTGGACAGAGCTCGAGCTGCCATTGCCTCTGCTGAGCGTGCATCTGCTGCTGCCCGTCGGGCTGCTGAGCTGGTTAAGTCCTTATAGTGCTCAAGTAAATCATTTGGATCAAGTTGCACAGGAGAAAGAGCACAAAAGAAAACATACGTTACTACTCTAGGTAATACAATTTCCAATAGTATGTAAAGAAAGTGCTGAGGATTCAACCGTACTCGTGAATACGATTTGTATATTTGTATCTTATCTTATGACGTCAAGAACTCAAATGTTTCTCTTATCATTCAcaaattgttgttattgcaatCACTTTATCTACAACAGATCTTGTGTCGTGACTGATTGGAGGGCAACTGCTCTGGCTTTCACACCGATTCCCAACATATTTCGTCTATGAGCCGATGAGGCATTAGTTGTGATTGTGATTTGCATATTTTAATTAGCGAGATGGAAACCAATCAAATTCAGATATTGTCCTTGATAATTATGTATTATCCTCCATGACCAGTAGGCATGGACTCACAATATGCACACATGAAATTTTGAATCGGAATTTTATGTCTTCCAACAGCACCGGATGCTATGTATGAGTTTGCTGTGCCAATAAGGttcctcttttcttctcttcattTACGTACATGACTAACGAATTTCATTTCATGAATCATTTCTACACTTATATGCCTttgtaattatatatatgctCTGGGTCCGGACTAGTTTAAGGTTTTAATGACGGAAGAAGAGAATGGATGTGGTTGGATCGATGTTCAAAATATTTGGTCCATGCGAAAAATGTAAAGATGAGAAAGTCCAAGTCAGGACCCAACCATTGCTCGTTTAATCATGTAATCTTTGTATAATCTCTTTAAGGTAAGCATAGATTTCTTATTACACCAGAAATTCGTCTGGTAATTTACTTTTAACTTTTCCGAAGCTGGAACCATATATATGTATGAGGAGAACCACAGTAATATGACTTTAAAGTTTGACATATATGATCAGAACAAACCAAAACATTCTTGTTTGCTCCCCAAGAGAGTCCGATCCGATCTACAACGACACTGCCATATATCTATCACAGCTGCTGCCACAGCCTGATGAGCCTCGATCTGAGAGCCCTAGTGCCCTAGATACCTAGACCCTAGAGGGCTAGACCTAATTATATAAGGCTGCActattgcatatatatatataaagtgtatgtatatatacatttaACCTAGCAAAGCAGCTAGGGCTTATGATAAATATGACGGTGCAGTGGCAAGAAGAGACAAGTTTACAAGACCTGATGGTGGGTATAGTTATACATAGATAGGATCACACTTCTCAACGACATAGCTTCTCTCGTGCAAACACGAAACCCACGTCGGTTTCTCAAAAGACAAAAGTACTCTCTAAGTATGCTTGCAGGAAACTTCAGCAAACACTTCTGAAAGGCACACTTACAACAATTAGCAGTGCGTTTATATTCACTGTGTCTGTGTCTGTGTCGTGACAAAGATGTAACATTGTTGGTTTAACATTTTAGCAGCATGCatggcgagagagagagagagagagagagagagagagagagagagagagagctttctATGTATATGAGGTGTATACATCACACCAAAAAAGAAAACCTGGTTTGAATCATAAAATGCCATAAGAAGTGATGGTGGTGCTTTTATAATTAGacagctttatatgtatatgagGTGTATATATCACACCAAAAAAGAAAACCTGGTTTGAATCATAAAATGCCAtaagaggtggtggtggtgctcaaCCGCGTGATCTTCACCAACAACTCACATTGATATTGTTGAACTGAGCAGTCGTTTTCGTCTTGAATTTCGTTTTAAAATCCTCATTTCCATTGGTCGCTTGCTTCAGACCTCCCAGCTGCACCTTCTAGTATACTTCTCATCAAATATATGTGTGTTGGGCAGATTTGTGACACCAAAGAAAATACACAGTTCTAAATAATTAGATTTGTACAATTTTAACGGTTGAGATGCAATCtgattaatccaattaattatctTTCTTTAAATAATTATGTATCAGGGAACAAAATTCTAAAAACCTTGTAAATTTATAATTCTCACTCCTATCTCATTAATTCTCCTCCCTTTTCCTGCTTGATTATTTATTTGGTGCTTTAGATTTTGGCCCTTACAATTCATGATTTTTAGATAAAAACTCATTTACATACAAATGTccaataaaaaccaaaatttaaaatctaCAGCCACATTGGAACACTGTTGACCTACtaatacaatttatttacacTCATGCCACTTTCCCAAATCCCTAAATTTATTCCAAATTAAAAGTTGtagaaaaagtgaaataaaatatataaattgttgTATTGCATTAATTGTATCCATTTCATACCAAAAATTTACCTtttttgtgatatatatattttgcattaattgggaagtaaattaatttgttccaattatTAAAAAAGATTATACTAAatccatattatatattttgaatcaaataacacttctctaacttgtaggtaaattatttttcatgtattgttacatatattaggcacgttttattgttgtataaatttaggtatgacataatatttttcaatataatacatcaaaTTACATTTCTTCTTGTTATGGGTAAATTATTCTCCATGTACTAgtgaaaaaaaagatattatattacacacggggtataattttttgtaggtaaattagtggaaattaatttgtaggtaggcaaattaatttgttccaattatataaaaaatatatatactacaccttgattatatatatatatatatatatatatatatatatatttttttttttttaatttgagaaaacctagattatatattttgaatcaaataacatttttgtatacatggtaggtaaattatttttcatgtattattacatatattagccTATTAGggacatttttttcttttcccttatCCTCTTCATCGTTCTTCCTTTGTACTCATAGGAAGGCCTATTTACTATTCTATTTAATATACCACGCTGCAGATGCTAAGGCAACTGGTAAAAGCATCCAAGTAGGGAGACACGATACCATGACCACTATTCAATGTATTCATTCTTCTCTCCGTCGTCCTCCCCTTCTATCGTGTTTTCacagtttctttttctttttaattttttgacatCTTGATGGCCATATCTTAATTCACCAACCAACCTTTTGTGCCTTGCAGCTATAGCGCCTATGACTACAATTGATTAAAGGcaaaaaatgaaattatgttcTGTAGACTATGGCTAATAGTTGATTGCAGACCCCTAACTCAATATGAATAATATAGCCAATAACTCTAGTTGATTATCCTGGTTCATGATGCCGGATATGATTGAAGACATATTAACCGTTTTCATCTTACAATTTAAAATCCCAAGTCTCAAGACTATATTAAGTGGatccatgaaaaaaaaatgcagaacGACGTATATAGGGAGAATTGGGGAAGAAAGAGTGGAATAAGTAAGGGGAGAAAATTAGTAAAGCACAATTAATGAGATCAGAGAgaataaaatttataattaaaagttttatttaactatttaaataaatttaaaaaaaaaagttgatgaaTAACTTTCCACctcaaaaaatagaatttttttcaatgtgatcggtACAATGagtggtacatcatgtgtcactatataaatgatgggatatgtgtgctaaaaagttaataacttaaaaaataaaaaatttctcctcaaCAAAAGTGTACGAATTTAATGGCCCAGAACTTGTGTCAAAATCTTGTGTGAAAAATGTGGTGGCACCCATCCGTCTATATAGGGTTGGATATGGAGACACATATTTTTATACATATTTTCAGTTATGTTTTGGTGCTGCTAACTCTATAACatattttaacgatccaacaatttatcttttatttttttctctcaaatatTATATCTACCAAAGATTACCTAAAAGTCATATGACTATTggattaaatttaattttttttgccaaattgtaATCAACCATTTCTTTATTataaatgaatgtcttaataattttaaatttatttaattttttagaaagatgatttatgaataatgtactaaaatatagaCAGTTCGAATTGTTAAAATACATCACAAAGTGGGTATCAAAAACGTCTCTCTCCCGATCCTGATTCATGTTATAACGAGCTAAAATTGAAATATATGGATAAACACAACACATGCAAAAGTACGACATACAACTGTCCTAGGCCCTTAGGATGGTACGTGTGTACTAACAAGGGCAAGATGTTTGATGATTGCGAAGTAACCAAACAAGTGGAAACTGTTTGATGGTTGCGTTGCAGCTATTCACTTTGGATTATAATTAGATTATCATCTTTAATTTTTACTTTATACTTTTTGCACTATAGAGAGAGAGGAACATTACATTCGTGAGAAAATGAATGAAGGATATGGTTGAGAGGAGGGTGAAATGAAGGAGATAATGCATTGAGCACAAATTTCAAGTGAAAACTGAAGGAAGTTTCACTTCAAAACCAACTAATGAGGATGAATAACACAACTTCTTATAACTTATAGCAAGATTTATTAACTTTTGATGGTGGTTACCATGCTATGTAGTAAAGAGTTTTTCAAACCACAAACCAAATCTTTCACATGAACTGAAGAGAATAAAAGCTAGGGTTTGCGGAGATCACTCTATTTTCTCATTCAACTAataaaattgattaattacACGTTTAATTATGCTAAATAGAATTAGCTAAAGTGACTAATCATGACAATTGTATTAACTAACAATATCTGACCTAggttttagaattgttgaagaagaaaaaacaagagAAATTACCAATGGtccaatttaattaataaattaaaggtCGCTTTGTTTGTAAAAACTGATGGCAGCAGTATATATGTCGAGTTAAAAGTATTTTGGTAgttgaaagaaagagaaaaaaaaacctagctAGCTACTTACTTTCTTTCGCTCACACAGTACACAGAACTCACACGCATACACAAAGCAAGGGAGATATCTCGGATCATGTGATCAGAGACTATTAGCAAACCAAATAAGTGGAAGGAGATAACAAAGATACAGCAACTGATCGAATGATGGATCAGTTAGCTTATTAGCTATAACTATAGTCACAGAGACATCAAAATAATTCACTGAAAAAAGCTGATCAAATATTAAGCAAAGCTGGGTCTATATCCAATAAGCCCGTCTACTTTTGCTGAGGCTATatatattttgtagtttatgcaTGCGCGCTCCACCTCTCTCCCCGTATTTCAGTTTCAGCCTGATCTCTCTCGAGTATTAAGTTGTTACAGTAACTATTATTAAATTTATATGCAACTTTTAGAAGTAGTTTCTTGTCAAAATAACTTTCATGCCATGAGCACATTGTTACTTTAGCTTTCATGTAAATTTCACAAAAACATGTGTGATTTTTCTTCAGACGTCATTGTTTCATTGACACACGACGTCATATTTATGATATACACACACCATGTAAATTGCTTTCTTAATTATTGGCCTTCTACAtatgtttacaaaattttataattattatcCGTGattcatctctttctctctccgtGCCCGGATCTTTGTCAACCTAGCTATACAGTCACATACCTTTCTTCATTAGATATATTTATATCTTGGGATCGCACCAAtattgagaaagagagagtacaCTTcccagtatatatatatttttatgacAATTAATTGAGTTAATTATGCTTTTAGAAAGATGATTACAATTTCATTATCATCTTATAAGAGTGAAATATAACAAAGGAGTACACTTCTTAGGCTAAATTAAAAAGCATCAGCATGCTTACCACTAGGGCAACCCTAAACTGTGTTCAGAAACTGCATTAATATATAGTACagttgattgattgatttttatttctaattttgTATTGAGTGGTTtttattctaatttttgttcttttgttttcgTAATTATATCTTGTATTTTATGCTTTtgataagaaaataaatataggttTGTTTTTTATCATTTGTCGTTTATAGTTGATACTTGATATATATAACTGCTGCTCCTGCATATCTAGCAGGTACTTgactaaattatttaaaataaataccaAATGCAATGAAAGATACGTACAAATTAGAAACCAAATGTTACTTAGCTTTATACATCATTTGTTTGTAACATTTGTGGTAGGGCGCCAGTCTCTCTACTTGTGATCACTATTTGAATGTGCTTGATCATCCAGTCTGACCTAGTTATGGCTATGCTCTAGTTTGTGATTTGTTCTACAAAGTGAATGActcgtttgataattatttcagtttttagtttttggttttcaatatttatatttttaaaattgaaaatagaaacctgtttttaaaattaataaataaaaacagaaaaccaaaatttgaaaacttaagaaaatagttttcaattttcatttgttAATCGAATAGTATTTACAAAcaagatttcaatttttaaatttaaaaaaaaatagaaacaacaattaaaaattgaaaatgattaTAAGTACGATATGTTTAAATATCCTTTttcaaattatataaattaacgACTTTTTAAGCAATATTTTgagtgttttatttatttattttacaaacacttagttttagtttaaataaaatCATGTTATCAAATGTTAATAATTAAGTGTTGATTGAAATGTCTTTGAGGGATTTCAAAAGAACTCATTGTTATTCGCTCCGTCACACCACTACCAATAATTTTGAGCCGAATGTTGCTAATTAGATGTTTGGCGAAATGTCTTTGAAAGGTTGATTTTAAAAGGGCTTTTTAGCCAAATAGACtttgaaatttgcataatttcTCACTTTGGTTTTTAAGATTTGAAATTGATAGAAGTGGtctctgagtttgtccaccatcaatcattttggtcattccctgaaaatttatgttaaaggagcaaaatgacaaaaatacctttAGCTTCAATTAACGAACaataggccaaaatgatttaacaaaaattgagggtattgttgttattttatccttatttaatgaaatttttttatggaATAACCAAAACATTGATGGTCGACAAACTCATGAACCACTTTTATCAGTTTTAAATCTCGTgaaccaaaatgaaaaattatgcCAATTTCATGAACCATTTAGATAAAAGTCATTTCAAAAGTAAAGGAGAATGTAGGGGACAAAGTTTTGACTTCATCACGCCACTACCAGTAGATATTCACCAATTAGCTTAGTAAGTTAAGTTTGATCACCATGCATGTTAACAAAGATGCAGACGAATTTAGTCAAATTTGTTAGAACAATTAATGTGCGTTCCTACCCAACTTCAAATTAATCTCTATCTAttgtaaacttaaaaaaaaaatatatataatgaaaaaggcttgaaaactttgaattttaatgataaggacaaaataaagggtaaagtgaatagtaccaggattgactttttagagttaaaatgtggtttttcgttaaagtgaacagtatcatgtgcttttcgttaaagttcccaaaaaaaatgCTAAGAAAGATGGATTCAttacaatcaaactaattaattaGCATCCAGAACCTTGCGATAGGATTAATGAAATAACAAaaagtaaataattaatttgAAGGATCTTCAGTTATATAAATATGTGTTTGTGGGTCCAGGTAGCTAGGTTTTAGCTGCGAACCAAATCGGGTTAAACACTAGCTTGGTAGGAGTACCCAGTATGGAAAAAGGATTCTGGCCGGATTTTTTTCTTTGGAATCATAAAAATCCCGTGAtcgtgagaaattttttagttaTGACGAGAATAAGGATGGTACATCATGTATTTTATGCAAgtgatgaaaaattttaatttttaagttgttaacattttaacacacataacccaccATTTATAAAGGGACAAATGGTGTAACACTTCGTGTGACGagaacactgaaaaatctctcgtgatCGTGAccattcatcgtatattatgtggtcaaaaattattttaaaatttaaaattaaatataaatagtatctaacaaaaactgattgcacgatgtacgataaacgatgAGAATCGCGAAATCCCTAAAATCCTCAGGAAAATGATCCAGCGAGGATCCTTTTTCCCCAGTATGGGCTCAGATGTAGTTCCATTAGTTAACAATCTGATTTCTTATCGGCAAAAACAACTAGCGGTAGTACTGTAGATGGTTGCAGTCTAGCTTAACCTATTACAtaaatataacatatatatgtatatatacgtatgtgtgtgtgcaagttgAGTCTGCAACAAGCTAGGGTTAGCTATATATATAGCTAGGGCTAGGGTTGGATTCTCTGGTGTCTTCTATCTTCAACTATCTGTCTCTTGTGTAGCTCCTGGTGCCCCGCCTCCTCCCTACCAATCTTCATCAGTCACTTCAAGTTGCACTTTTAAGCACCTGAACCCCTAATCGCTTTAAATCTTCTGCCGCAGCAATTGGCAGAAAAATAGGTTGGTCAACCCATATATTTAAGCCAGCTGCTTCTTCCTCCATACTTCCTCCATAGCTAGGGTTAGCGCTGCAGTAAAGTGTTCTGTGTTCCTAAAGGCAATTCTCAATCAACAGAGAATTTAAGAGATAATAGGTACCCGCCATGATTATTTAATTGGTTTCAGGTTCAGATTTTTTCTGAAATCATCAGTCCATGTCTCAGATTGCATCTGCATCCTATATATGATCTTATAATGCTTACTTGTTTTTCTCTTGAAGTCGATTATCCTAAAACCATTCAAATTATTACGGACCAATTGTATATATGAAATTAGTAAATATTTGAACAAAACATTCGAATTGGGTACGTAACTATAGGCAGTGACCAAGAAATTAGTGTAGTGGGGTGAAAGCACGATATATGCACAAAACTCCAAATGACATGAATACAAATCTATCACAAAACACGATATATGCAACGAATCTAAATTGATAACcacaccatcatttttgcaTAGcgaaaccacataaacttacataagaaaatatgagaactGGTACTTTGTTTCATGAGTAACATATCTAAGACTCATACTGAAGTAAAAAATATTATCactttgtaaattgaaagtttttcaaaataactaaaattgaaaagcaaaaaaaaaaaaaaaaaatgatttcacCATGAGTCTTATATATCACTTTCTAAATTGAAAGTTAAACCTATTCGATTAACTGTCTTTGTCTGTGAATTGTGGATCTAAGGGCTCTAAATGGTAGAGTGTTCAATACTAGCCTCGCCCATTTTAGGGATTCTTTATCTGATTCTTTTCTTCCATTGTCTCTAACCATTCTGGTAGCAATGTTGATCACTTTATGCATAGTGAGTATTTTcaactactatattttttttaacacggTTCTCAACTATATTTCTATATTTCGATTTAGGAGTATTTCTAATGGCAT
The nucleotide sequence above comes from Malus sylvestris chromosome 16, drMalSylv7.2, whole genome shotgun sequence. Encoded proteins:
- the LOC126607904 gene encoding uncharacterized protein LOC126607904, with amino-acid sequence MSLLNQLFNRGVFGTKCKTCLNLGISRIKLLQNKRDVQLKHMRKEIAQFLQAGQEAIARIRVEHVIREQNIWAAYEILELFCEFVLARVPIIENQRECPTELREAISSIIFAAPRCSDVPDLMQITNLFTAKYGKEFVSAASELRPDSGVNRTIIEKLSVSAPSGEARLKVLKEIAQEYKLNWDSSDTEAEFSKKHDDLLGGSKHVSGAAAPSQAPAKRVTFSSPPSNGAHTIVPADVKQEPQYLRAPRSLINTPSFSSEIQPSGNDDKARPVSETKGETRPQSSDILDRARAAIASAERASAAARRAAELVKSL